A genomic stretch from Hemitrygon akajei chromosome 10, sHemAka1.3, whole genome shotgun sequence includes:
- the rlim gene encoding E3 ubiquitin-protein ligase RNF12-A isoform X2, whose protein sequence is MALFRTTLLLEGVKVLVTEIVSLSNIFSISTCFCTLDALQRGAEGLDEGSSGDSLLEWLNAFRQTGNTTRSGQSGNRSWRAVSRTNPTSGDFRFSLEINVSRGRIDQSAEMESEQLMDTSNAATTLPPTEEAVTPVPSRNINPSPPTTAQPAQAVTAPPVTITEESVQSEPERSEAGVTRQSRRPNGEFSYENRSEPFRQDLETQPPQGRVQTGRSRSPERRRSSRTRSNRSRSPLHPIEGTSRSRRQTSLRSVRSSSESGTEGSSRTRQHVVSRQNRVGDEVWTEVSNPFSASESSEPRESSQEAVDPTEASSNDSSTAGRRPPTIMLDLQVRRVRPGENTDRDSIANRTRSRSQTTDNTVVYESERGGLRRTFSRSERAGVRTYVSTIRIPFRRISDSGLGEAASVALQTILRRIMMGGELSSFVDSDSDSETSNRGRNPTQEVSESQNSTSEPPNVASMGRTGEQQAGVQRSDSETDSTTGARRRETQQARGLFGLEESGTLPILRLAHFFLLNDEDEDDQPRGLTKEQIDNLSTRNFGESDAIKTCSVCISEYTAGNKLRKLPCSHEYHVHCIDRWLSENSTCPICRQAVLGRAVGDNIG, encoded by the coding sequence GTGCTGAAGGTTTGGACGAAGGGTCAAGTGGCGATTCACTTCTGGAGTGGCTGAATGCGTTTAGACAGACGGGTAACACGACGAGAAGTGGGCAAAGTGGGAATCGCTCATGGAGAGCAGTCAGTCGTACAAACCCAACAAGTGGTGATTTTAGATTCAGCCTGGAAATTAATGTCAGTCGAGGTAGAATCGATCAAAGTGCCGAGATGGAAAGTGAGCAGCTCATGGACACTTCGAATGCAGCAACAACATTGCCACCAACAGAAGAGGCTGTGACGCCTGTACCATCTAGAAACATAAACCCATCCCCACCAACAACAGCACAACCTGCACAAGCAGTAACGGCTCCACCAGTAACCATAACGGAGGAAAGTGTCCAAAGTGAACCAGAAAGATCTGAGGCTGGTGTTACTAGACAGAGTAGAAGACCAAATGGAGAATTTTCTTATGAAAACAGATCTGAACCTTTTAGACAAGACCTTGAAACCCAGCCACCTCAAGGTCGTGTACAAACTGGCAGAAGCAGAAGTCCAGAACGTCGAAGGTCCTCTAGAACAAGAAGCAATCGAAGTCGTTCACCCTTGCATCCAATTGAAGGAACGAGTAGATCACGACGCCAGACTTCCCTCCGGTCTGTGAGATCCAGTTCcgagagtgggacagagggaagTTCCAGAACTAGGCAGCAtgtggtgtccaggcagaatcGGGTTGGAGATGAAGTGTGGACAGAAGTATCTAATCCTTTCTCGGCGTCTGAGTCAAGTGAACCTAGAGAGTCTTCCCAAGAAGCAGTTGATCCTACAGAAGCTTCCTCCAATGATTCCTCTACAGCTGGACGACGACCACCTACCATTATGTTAGATCTGCAAGTGAGAAGGGTGAGACCTGGTGAAAATACCGATAGAGATAGCATAGCGAATAGGACCCGCTCGAGATCCCAAACAACAGACAACACAGTTGTGTATGAAAGTGAGCGGGGTGGACTGAGGCGCACTTTCTCGCGCTCAGAGAGAGCAGGGGTACGAACTTATGTAAGCACCATTCGGATCCCTTTTCGCAGGATTTCTGACTCGGGGCTTGGGGAGGCTGCCTCGGTGGCTCTCCAAACCATACTGCGCCGAATAATGATGGGTGGGGAATTGAGTTCCTTTGTGGACAGTGACAGTGACTCTGAAACAAGCAACAGGGGCCGAAATCCAACGCAGGAAGTCTCCGAGTCACAGAACAGCACAAGTGAGCCTCCAAATGTTGCTTCAATGGGTAGAACGGGAGAGCAGCAGGCAGGAGTGCAGCGGAGTGACAGTGAAACAGATAGTACAACTGGTGCCAGGAgaagagaaactcagcaggctcgAGGTTTGTTTGGACTTGAAGAAAGTGGCACTCTGCCTATACTTAGGCTTGCCCATTTCTTCTTGCTGAATGATGAAGATGAGGATGATCAGCCAAGGGGACTGACTAAAGAGCAAATTGACAACCTGTCCACCAGAAATTTTGGGGAGAGCGATGCAATTAAAACCTGCAGTGTGTGCATTAGTGAGTACACTGCCGGCAACAAGCTTCGCAAACTCCCCTGCTCACACGAGTATCATGTTCACTGCATTGATCGCTGGCTGTCCGAAAACTCCACGTGCCCCATATGTCGACAGGCCGTTTTAGGTCGCGCTGTTGGTGATAACATTGGCTAG